The Pseudomonadales bacterium sequence CCATACAGCACGACGTCGCGCGGGCTATCGAGCGGCTTCACGGTACTGCCGATCAGCCCGTACAGTTCCTTGCGCAGGAACGCTTCGGCCGTGACTCCGGTCTCGCGCGGACCGGCCATGTACGCCATCGTGAGATGACCGACATCGACCTGGCCGGCGCCGAGTTTCAGCCTGCCGAGCGCTTCGATCAGCGGCCAGGTCTCGAACTCGGACAACTCGTTCTGCTCCACCTGGCGCGCGAAGCGGTGGATCTTCATGATCTCCAGCACCGACTTCGAAACCAGCGAACGTCCGTAGATGAAGACCTTGAGGCTGCGTTCGCGATAGAGCCTGCCGACGATCGGGATCATCGCTTCGGCGAGCGCCTCGCGTTGTTTCCAGTCGCTGAAATAATCTGCTGGTTTGGGTCGCTTGCGCGTGGTCATGCGAAGGCCTCGCTCTGTACAAACAAAAGACGGGGCCCCGACCTGTTGCCGGCCTTCTATACCCCTTTGATGACGGCGTATTATGGGCGGCCCTCGCAGGTGTCGCAACCGCAATGCCCGCGCCACCTTCTGTTTGATTGTCGCAGATCATCATGTCGTCATCGTTGCCGCTTCCCGCACTGCCCCGCACCGGCGAACGCCTGCGCTGGGGCGGACTCGTCCCCGGTGCGGACGCGCTCGCCCTGGGCGCACTCGCTCGCGCCCACAGCGGTACCGTGGTGGTGGTCAGCGCGAGCGGTGCCGCAGCCGAGCGGATTGCAGACGAGACTGGCTTCTTCCTCGGCGCGCACGCCCGTGAGGTGCTGCGCCTGCCCGACTGGGAAACCCTGCCCTACGACCGATTCTCACCGCATCAGGACCTGGTTTCGGACCGGTTGCGGACACTGTCACGCCTGGCGCGCGGTGAGCCGGTGCTGCTGATCGTGCCGGTGGCAACGTTGCTGCAGCGCATTGCACCGGTAGCGCACGTCAGCGCCGCGACGCTGGCGCTGGTGCCAGGTCAGCGCATGCTTATCGGGGCGCTGCGCGAGACGCTGCTCGCCGCCGGTTACAACCTGCGGGACAACGTGTACGAGCACGGCGAATTCGCCGTCCGCGGAGCGATCGTCGATCTGTTCCCGATGGGACAGGATGACCCGGTGCGGATCGAGTTCTTCGACGACGAGATCGAGACGCTGCGCAGCTTCGACCCCGACTCGCAACGCTCACTGGCTCCCTTGGAGCGCCTTGCGCTGCTGCCGGGGCGCGAGCACCCGTTCGATGCCGTCGCAATCGAGGATTTTCGCCGCCGCTGGCACACGCGCTTCGACAACGATCATCGCAACTGCCCCGATTACCAGGACGTGATACGCGGCGTCGCTCCCGGTGGCATCGAGTATTTTCTGCCCCTGTTCTTCGACGCCTGTGCAACGCTGTTCGACTACCTGCCGGCAGCCAGCCTGGTGTGTGTCGAGGAAGGCGTGCGCGAGGAGATCGAGCGTACCTGGCAGGCGATCGAGGAGCGCTACCACAGCCTGGCCGGCGATGTGACGCGCCCCCTGCTCGCACCGGCAGAGATCTGCCTGCGCCCGGACGAGGTGTTCGCCGGGTTGAAACCCTTCGCACGCATCGATTTCGGGCCTGCACCGCCACCCGAGCGCGCCGGGGCCCACGACTTCGGCACGCGCGAGCCACCGCCAGCCGACGAGCGGCGCGAGCGCGACGCCATCGCACGCATCGCGGCGCTCACGGCCACGGCGGGATATCGGAGACGGCTGTTCTGCGCCGAATCCGCCGGACGACGTGAAGTGCTGGGCGAACTGCTGACGCGCGCCGGAATCAAGGCGCCCGTCGTGTCCGGCTGGGACGAGTTTGCCGCCGACGAGATGCCGCTCGCGCTGACGATCGCGCCGCTTGCCGACAGCTTCGGGCTCGCGGAGCCGCCCTGGCTGCTGATTGCCGAATCGGCGCTGTTCGGCAGGCGCGTGATGCAACGACGCCGGCGCAATCGCAGCACCGAAGGCTGGGACAGCGCCATTCGCGATCTCTCCGAACTGGCACCCGGAGCGTCGGTGGTGCACCTCGAACACGGCGTCGGGCGCTACCTCGGGCTGCAGACGCTGGAGGTGGCAGGCGAGCGCGGCGAGTTCCTCTGCATCGAGTACGCCGAGCAGGCGAAGCTGTTCGTGCCGGTGACCTCTCTCGGGCTGGTAAGCCGCTACACGGGGATCGACAGCGAGACGGTACCGCTGCACCGTCTCGGCAGCGATCAGTGGGCTCGTGCACGCCGCAAGGCACAGGAAAGGATCCGCGACGTGGCCGCCGAGCTGCTCGAGATCCATGCACGGCGCGAGGCCCGTCCCGGCCACGCATTCCCGCATCCCGCAGCGGCTTACGAGGCGTTCGCCGCCACATTTCCGTTCGAGGAGACGCCCGACCAGCAGGCCGCGATCGAGGCAGTCATCGCCGACCTGTGCGCACCACGCGCGATGGATCGCCTGGTGTGCGGCGACGTCGGTTTCGGCAAGACGGAAGTCGCCATGCGCGCGGCCTTCGTCGCCGTGCACGCCGGTCGCCAGGTCGCGGTGCTGGTGCCGACCACCCTTCTCGCCCAGCAGCACTTCGATACTTTCAGCGACCGCTTCGCAGACATCCCGGTGACCATCGAATCGCTGTCGCGCTTTCGCTCGGCCAAGGAGCAGAAGGAGGTGCTTGCACGCGTCGCCGCAGGTCGCGTCGACATCCTGATCGGCACCCACACGCTGCTCGGCACCGACCTGCGCTACCACGACCTCGGGCTGCTGGTGATCGACGAGGAGCACCGCTTCGGCGTGCGCCAGAAGGACCAACTGAAGGCCCTGCGCGCCAGCGTCGACATCCTCACGCTGACCGCCACGCCGATCCCGCGCACACTGAACATGGCGATGGCCGGGCTGCGCGACCTCTCGATCATCGGCACGCCGCCGGCACGCCGGCTCGCCGTGAAGACCTTCGTGCAGCGCCACGACGATTCGCTGGTTCGCGATGCGCTGGAGCGCGAGCTGCGCCGCGGCGGCCAGGTATTCCTGTTGCACAACGACGTCAAGACGATCGAGCGGCGCGCCGGAGAAATCGCCCGGCTGATCCCCGGTGCCCGCGTCGCGGTCGCCCACGGACAGATGCGTGAACGCGACCTCGAACGCGTGATGTCGGATTTCTATCACAAGCGCTTCGATGTGCTGTGCTGCACCACGATCATCGAGACCGGCATCGATATCCCGAGCGCGAACACGATCGTGATCGAGCGGGCCGACCGCTTCGGACTCGCGCAGTTGCACCAGTTGCGCGGACGCGTGGGGCGCTCGCACCACCAGGCCTACGCATTCCTGCTCACGCCGGAGGAACGCGCGATGACCGCGGATGCGCTGAAGCGACTCGATGCGATCGCGGCCACCGATTCGCTCGGCGCCGGGTTCCAGCTCGCCACGCACGACCTCGAGATCCGCGGGGCCGGAGAACTGCTCGGCGAGGAGCAAAGCGGCCAGATCCAGGCGATCGGCTACTCGCTGTACATGGATTTGCTGGAGCGCGCCGTCGCGGCGATGCGCGCTGGGCGCGACGTGGAGCCGGAGCTCGCCGCGCGTCCTGCGCTCGAGATCAACCTGCGCGTGCCTGCATTGATTCCCGACGACTACCTTCCCGACGTGCACAATCGCCTGATCCTGTACAAGCGCATCGGATCGGCGACCGCCGAGGAAGAGCTGCACCGCCTGGAAGTCGAGATGATCGACCGCTTCGGCCTGATTCCTCCGCAGACGCGCACCTTGCTGCGCATCGCGCGTCTGCGCGTGATGGCCGAGCCGCTCGGCATCGCGCGCATCGAGGCCACCGCGAGCGGCGGGCTGCTCGAGTTCGGAAGCAGCACACGGGTCGATCCGTTGACGATCGTCGATCTGGTGCAGCACGATCCACGCCGGTACCGCCTCGACGGCGGCACGCGGCTGCGCTTCAACGAGCAGACCACCGACGCCGAGGCGCGCATCGTCTGCGTCGAACGACTGGTGGCGCGCCTCGCCAGCCCTGCCCCGCACGCGCCGGTGCAGGCTGCACAGGCCGCCAGGCATGCAAGGAGACCGACCCGGTGATAGCTCGACGAGTCCTGACACTGCTCGGCGCCCTGCTGCTCGCGACACTCGCCCCGACAGCAGGCGCGCAACCGCCTGCACCCGCCCCGGATATCACATCGTCGGCACCGGCACACAGCGAAGCCGTCGCGCTGCCCGCATGGATGCAGATCGAGGTGCTCGTCTTCCGCCAGCTCGACACCAGCAGCGCCGGCAACGAACGCTGGGCGGACGATCCCGCGCTTTCCTACCCTGAACCATTGCGCCGGCTGGACGACCCGGCAACGGCAACGCAACCCGGACTGCAACCGGTCGACCCATCGGCAGGCAGTGAACCGGTTGCGTTCCGCCAGCTCGATGCCTCGCAGCAGGTGCTGGCCGACGCGGCAGCACGCATCGCGGCCTCGGCGCAGTACCGCCTGCTGGCCCATCTGGCATGGCGCCAACCGGCAGCCGACGGATCAACCACGCACCTGCTCGTCACCGCAGGTGCGGTGCATGGCGATCATCACGAGCTCGAAGGCAGCATGACGATCAGGAATGCCGATGTGCCGGACGTATCGTTCAACCTGTGGCTGAACGATTTCACGACAGCGGCAACCGGCACGACGGCGGCGCATACCGGAGTCGCACTGCCCTCGATTCCGCAGACCATCCCCAGCGAAGAACCATCCGCCGAAGAAGCAACGCTACTGCCCGCAGAGCCGGAGCAGGAATCGGAACCGGAGCCGGAGCCGGAGCCGGAGCCGGAGCCCGAACCGGAGATCACGGTGGAGCCTGTGCGAGCCGCACGCAGCGTGGTGCTGCAGGCGACTCGCCGGCTCGTGCCGGAGCAACTGCACTACATCGACCATCCGTTGTTCGGCGTACTGATCACCGCCGTCCCGTTCGACCCTGCTGCCCCAGCAGCCACACCGGCGGAGCCCTCCGTTTCAGCAGGCGACGCCCAGTAGCGCGAGTTGCGCGAGCACGCGCATTGCCTGCTCCAGGCACAGCGCAGACTGTTCGCGCACACGCTCCATCGTGATCGGCTCGTCAGAGCATCCCGCCGCACGGTTCACCACCATCGCGAGCATCGCATAACCGAGTCCCAGCTCGCGGGCAAGCACGGCCTCGGGCATGGCGGTCATCCCGACCAGATCACAACCGTCGCGTCGCAGGCGTTCGATCTCCGCCGCCGTTTCCAGGCGAGGCCCCTGCGTACAGCCATAGACACCGCCCGGCTGCATGCACACGCCGGCTGCGCTGCCTGCTGCAAGCAGCAACTCGCGCATGGCGACATCGAACGGTTCACTGCACTCGACATGATCCAGCGGCAGCAGCACACCGTCGTGGAAGCTGCCTTCGCGACCCCAGGTGTAGTCGATGATCTGCTGCGGAATCCACAGCGTGCCGGGCCTGGCGGCAGCGGCAATTCCGCCGACCGTGTTCAGCGCGACCACATGCGTTGCACCCAGATCGGCGAGCGCACGCAGGTTCGCCCGAT is a genomic window containing:
- the mfd gene encoding transcription-repair coupling factor, whose translation is MSSSLPLPALPRTGERLRWGGLVPGADALALGALARAHSGTVVVVSASGAAAERIADETGFFLGAHAREVLRLPDWETLPYDRFSPHQDLVSDRLRTLSRLARGEPVLLIVPVATLLQRIAPVAHVSAATLALVPGQRMLIGALRETLLAAGYNLRDNVYEHGEFAVRGAIVDLFPMGQDDPVRIEFFDDEIETLRSFDPDSQRSLAPLERLALLPGREHPFDAVAIEDFRRRWHTRFDNDHRNCPDYQDVIRGVAPGGIEYFLPLFFDACATLFDYLPAASLVCVEEGVREEIERTWQAIEERYHSLAGDVTRPLLAPAEICLRPDEVFAGLKPFARIDFGPAPPPERAGAHDFGTREPPPADERRERDAIARIAALTATAGYRRRLFCAESAGRREVLGELLTRAGIKAPVVSGWDEFAADEMPLALTIAPLADSFGLAEPPWLLIAESALFGRRVMQRRRRNRSTEGWDSAIRDLSELAPGASVVHLEHGVGRYLGLQTLEVAGERGEFLCIEYAEQAKLFVPVTSLGLVSRYTGIDSETVPLHRLGSDQWARARRKAQERIRDVAAELLEIHARREARPGHAFPHPAAAYEAFAATFPFEETPDQQAAIEAVIADLCAPRAMDRLVCGDVGFGKTEVAMRAAFVAVHAGRQVAVLVPTTLLAQQHFDTFSDRFADIPVTIESLSRFRSAKEQKEVLARVAAGRVDILIGTHTLLGTDLRYHDLGLLVIDEEHRFGVRQKDQLKALRASVDILTLTATPIPRTLNMAMAGLRDLSIIGTPPARRLAVKTFVQRHDDSLVRDALERELRRGGQVFLLHNDVKTIERRAGEIARLIPGARVAVAHGQMRERDLERVMSDFYHKRFDVLCCTTIIETGIDIPSANTIVIERADRFGLAQLHQLRGRVGRSHHQAYAFLLTPEERAMTADALKRLDAIAATDSLGAGFQLATHDLEIRGAGELLGEEQSGQIQAIGYSLYMDLLERAVAAMRAGRDVEPELAARPALEINLRVPALIPDDYLPDVHNRLILYKRIGSATAEEELHRLEVEMIDRFGLIPPQTRTLLRIARLRVMAEPLGIARIEATASGGLLEFGSSTRVDPLTIVDLVQHDPRRYRLDGGTRLRFNEQTTDAEARIVCVERLVARLASPAPHAPVQAAQAARHARRPTR
- a CDS encoding S-methyl-5'-thioinosine phosphorylase, with the protein product MHRIRCVAFIGGSAATLPDGFAVCESRMQHTPWGEPSAPVHAGALHGMPALYLARHGEPHTIAPHRINYRANLRALADLGATHVVALNTVGGIAAAARPGTLWIPQQIIDYTWGREGSFHDGVLLPLDHVECSEPFDVAMRELLLAAGSAAGVCMQPGGVYGCTQGPRLETAAEIERLRRDGCDLVGMTAMPEAVLARELGLGYAMLAMVVNRAAGCSDEPITMERVREQSALCLEQAMRVLAQLALLGVAC